The following proteins are co-located in the Enoplosus armatus isolate fEnoArm2 chromosome 8, fEnoArm2.hap1, whole genome shotgun sequence genome:
- the LOC139289034 gene encoding proline-rich transmembrane protein 3 gives MAPMSLLFLGFLLSLLHPSDAQTIIGSSFSLLDLPSNSSPKPTKQTARFWPSLPPRGRSDVPIRATIRDRLTTMNAVQQGQRMSRPTAQSTPSFISALSTQNLSNGPILTQPTASRPRTDTASLAFSRAFVRRDDTTKGPTPPLPTLPSTAVAESAGDKPVTAGNPEEGSVKEAEDDDFQGLGSGSSPTVTLVKEESPVPLATVGDEMAQYRPQAQTAISEVSDVKAPPTDSQTVKPHLSALTTASKISLTPQTETRATLSPVVTQTTPRTAVLTGELTANTPSTVHQVTPKQDSAAVTLQQHTTTTTAINKQSQVTVQSSSLSNTTTQQVTTTSTASILTTTQEAVRTSSKITNQPNKTAQLQRDTAGPTLQSSRTGTSSFHTTGVVPVIRPRLSPTYQADIGQKNSSILLERPHQAPYSTYNPAPSPSSSPSPNGTLLYWGDLSQTLAFAWELHVYGSASLFLLLFAGAALGLTLSPGTNCPHRGALALANVLLFLAGGLRAALLLIDPYGTRKFLPRPAVTALYNLPLHLLVWTQAALALLALRVAGVSVLPPTLERPPLVAVLAVLQCTLLLAADLLSPALSPVVPVTLQFLSLCWGLALCLGFLCYVFPRIRCSPIPHPEEAGRKAWTGSRRIGVILGRVLAVCAVLGALCCGLHVHATLWLYGLLGSWTSWEWWLVHFWARLLELAWGFSLLLLGSWVFWRPQGCRGREEGGPDGRAAGDLPSPGQSVGSTQRHTCWSKIVQSLRGKPCRKSDSNGVGGGGGPGEVPNNWAGQERPGADISKSLIRNQNHEQATAQPRCIKDNNRGRNHRGHSTERGISDGSTGSLLRLQALGRPPQRSVSGSLDQDRDTTLSLYEFDLRPPSPIDLTRSIDEALHREHLLVGGSLFHPLNPTSQSPSPGSGVSQGPWLRRNSDPQLLSESSDAPTESSMPLGGSVLSSVPSRQVTAPPTPSHQGHRWAGNTAGSVPSSVSCPVSLRPSRTSTGHLGEDGVDDTRPFITPDSENGRGRAGRPVGSRSYLEVSRHDDSASVSSEVIDL, from the exons ATGGCTCCCATGTCTCTCCTTTTCCTgggcttcctcctctccctcctccatccttcaGATGCCCAGACCATCATTggctcctccttctctcttctggACCTGCCTAGTAATTCTTCACCTAAACCAACCAAGCAAACTGCCAGATTCTGGCCCTCTTTGCCTCCCAGAGGGCGTAGTGATGTGCCTATCAGAGCTACAATCCGGGATAGACTGACAACTATGAATGCAGTGCAACAGGGGCAAAGAATGTCCCGTCCTACTGCACAGTCCACTCCTTCTTTTATATCTGCCCTTTCTACGCAGAACCTCAGCAATGGGCCAATTTTAACTCAACCTACTGCCTCCAGGCCCAGGACTGATACAGCTAGTTTAGCATTCAGCAGGGCTTTTGTAAGGCGAGATGATACTACAAAAGGCCCAACTCCACCTCTGCCCACTTTGCCATCCACTGCTGTCGCTGAGTCTGCAGGTGATAAGCCAGTGACAGCTGGAAATCCAGAGGAGGGGTCAGTCAAAGAGGCAGAGGATGATGATTTCCAGGGGTTGGGATCAGGTAGTAGTCCAACAGTGACGCTTGTGAAGGAGGAATCACCTGTTCCTCTGGCAACAGTTGGTGATGAGATGGCGCAGTATCGGCCACAGGCACAGACAGCCATATCTGAAGTTTCTGATGTAAAAGCACCACCAACGGACAGTCAGACTGTGAAGCCTCACCTGTCTGCGCTTACAACAGCCAGTAAAATCTCTTTGACGCCACAGACCGAGACTCGAGCCACACTGTCCCCTGTGGTCACACAGACGACACCTCGGACTGCAGTGTTAACAG GTGAACTGACAGCGAACACTCCTTCCACCGTCCACCAAGTTACTCCAAAGCaggactctgctgctgtgacattaCAGCAACACACGACTACCACCACCGCCATCAATAAACAGTCACAGGTTACTGTCCAAAGCAGTTCGCTGTCAAACACCACCACACAGCAAGTGACAACCACATCTACAGCTAGCATACTTACTACTACACAGGAGGCTGTGAGAACATCCTCCAAAATTACAAATCAACCCAACAAAACAGCACAACTACAAAGAGATACAGCTGGCCCAACTCTACAGTCATCAAGGACAG gGACCTCTTCTTTCCATACCACTGGTGTTGTACCAGTCATCCGACCAAGGTTAAGCCCCACATATCAGGCTGATATTGGTCAGAAGAACAGCTCCATTCTTCTAGAACGTCCTCACCAAGCCCCCTACTCTACTTATAATCCAGCCCCCTCTCCCAGCTCCAGTCCCTCCCCGAATGGCACACTTCTCTACTGGGGTGACCTGAGCCAGACGCTGGCTTTCGCCTGGGAACTACATGTCTACGGCTCAGCGagcctctttctcctcctgtttgctGGAGCTGCTCTAGGCCTCACCCTGTCCCCTGGCACTAACTGTCCTCATCGGGGGGCTCTTGCACTCGCCAACGTTCTGTTGTTTCTGGCTGGAGGCCTTAGGGCAGCTCTCCTTCTTATTGACCCCTATGGCACACGGAAATTCCTCCCTCGCCCCGCAGTTACAGCCCTCTACAACTTGCCTCTACACCTGCTGGTGTGGACACAAGCTGCCCTGGCCCTGCTTGCATTGAGGGTGGCAGGAGTAAGTGTGTTACCTCCAACTTTGGAGCGTCCTCCTCTGGTGGCTGTGTTGGCTGTGTTACAGTGTACCCTGCTCCTGGCGGCTGATCTGCTTTCGCCAGCCCTGTCCCCTGTGGTGCCCGTCACTCTGCAGTTCCTGTCCCTGTGCTGGGGCCTGGCTCTCTGTCTGGGATTCCTCTGCTATGTCTTTCCACGTATACGCTGCTCTCCCATTCCCCACCCTGAAGAAGCTGGGAGGAAGGCTTGGACAGGGAGCAGGAGGATTGGGGTGATCCTGGGGAGAGTGCTGGCAGTGTGTGCAGTTCTGGGGGCACTGTGCTGTGGACTGCATGTTCATGCCACCTTATGGCTCTATGGATTGCTAGGGAGCTGGACGAGCTGGGAATGGTGGCTGGTGCACTTCTGGGCCCGGCTCTTGGAGCTGGCCTGGGGGTTCTCCCTCCTACTCCTGGGTTCCTGGGTGTTCTGGAGGCCTCAGGGTTGccgggggagggaggagggtggacCAGatggcagagcagcaggagacCTGCCGTCCCCTGGCCAATCTGTAGGCTCCACTCAAAGACATACCTGCTGGTCCAAGATAGTCCAGAGCCTAAGGGGGAAGCCCTGTAGAAAGTCTGACAGTAATggggtaggaggaggaggaggaccagggGAGGTGCCTAACAACTGGGCTGGCCAGGAGCGTCCTGGAGCTGACATCAGCAAGAGTCTGATCAGGAACCAGAACCACGAGCAGGCCACTGCCCAGCCACGCTGCATCAAAGACAACAACCGGGGTCGCAACCATAGGGGCCACTCTACAGAACGAGGCATATCTGATGGCTCCACAGGCTCCCTGCTGAGACTGCAGGCGCTGGGCCGACCTCCACAGCGCTCAGTGAGTGGCAGTCTGGATCAGGATAGAGACACTACCCTGTCTCTTTATGAGTTCGATCTGCGGCCCCCATCTCCCATTGACCTGACCCGCAGCATTGACGAGGCTCTGCACAGGGAGCACCTGCTCGTAGGAGGAAGCTTGTTTCACCCTTTGAACCCAACCTCACAGTCCCCCTCCCCGGGCTCAGGGGTCAGCCAGGGGCCCTGGCTCCGCAGGAACAGTGATCCTCAGCTGCTTTCTGAGAGCAGTGATGCCCCAACAGAGTCTTCCATGCCACTGGGCGGCAGCGTTCTCAGCAGTGTGCCCAGCAGGCAGGTGACTGCTCCCCCCACGCCCTCCCACCAGGGTCACCGGTGGGCTGGGAACACAGCAGGAAGTGTCCCTTCATCAGTGTCCTGCCCTGTGTCACTTCGCCCCTCGAGAACATCAACAGGGCATCTGGGGGAGGATGGAGTGGACGACACGCGGCCATTCATCACCCCGGACTCAGAGAATGGGCGGGGGAGGGCCGGGAGGCCGGTGGGGTCACGGAGTTACCTGGAAGTCAGCCGACATGACGACTCTGCCAGTGTCAGCAGTGAAGTTATTGATctatga
- the LOC139288469 gene encoding cytosolic sulfotransferase 1-like, whose amino-acid sequence MDLPSRPELFDFHGVSMTHHYTDNWEDIQNFQVRPDDILVATYPKAGTTWVSYIVDLLCFGQSSSERETSIPIYVRVPTLEFISPAVKTGTEMVNDLRTSPRLIKTHLPVQFVPKSFWEQNCRIVYVARNAKDNAVSFFHFDRMNIIHPEPGDWSSYIQRFMEGKMVFGSWYDHVNNWWEKKQTYSKLHYMFYEDLIEDTGREIDKLCCFLGLSPSVEEKERIRGRVQFDDMKKNNMVNQSTARFLDLKISPFMRKGKVGDWKNHFTVAQSEQFDEDYKKKMKNPTLQFRTEI is encoded by the exons ATGGATTTACCTTCTCGACCAGAACTGTTTGATTTCCATGGAGTGTCAATGACCCACCATTACACAGACAACTGGGAGGACATTCAAAACTTTCAGGTCAGGCCAGATGATATACTTGTTGCAACATACCCCAAAGCAG GAACCACATGGGTCTCCTACATCGTTgacctgctgtgttttggtcAGTCATCTTCAGAGCGTGAGACATCCATCCCAATCTATGTGAGAGTGCCTACCTTGGAGTTCATCAGCCCCGCTGTGAAGACAG GAACAGAAATGGTGAACGACCTCCGCACCTCTCCTCGACTCATTAAGACTCATCTTCCAGTCCAGTTTGTGCCAAAGTCCTTTTGGGAGCAAAACTGCAGG aTAGTCTACGTTGCCCGCAATGCAAAGGACAACGCAgtgtcttttttccattttgatcGCATGAATATAATCCATCCAGAGCCTGGAGACTGGAGCAGCTACATCCAGAGATTCATGGAGGGAAAGA TGGTGTTTGGGTCCTGGTATGACCACGTGAACAACTGGTGGGAGAAGAAACAGACTTATTCAAAACTCCATTACATGTTCTACGAAGATCTGATCGAg GATACTGGACGAGAAATCGACAaactctgctgctttcttggtTTGTCTCCTTCAGTCGAGGAGAAGGAAAGAATTAGAGGCAGAGTGCAGTTTGATGATatgaaaaagaacaacatgGTCAACCAGTCTACGGCCAGATTTTTGGATTTAAAAATTTCTCCTTTCATGAGAAAAG GGAAGGTTGGTGACTGGAAGAACCATTTCACTGTGGCCCAGAGTGAGCAGTTTGATGAAGACtacaagaaaaagatgaagaatcCTACACTGCAGTTTCGTACTGAAATTTAG